From a single Osmerus mordax isolate fOsmMor3 chromosome 14, fOsmMor3.pri, whole genome shotgun sequence genomic region:
- the LOC136957011 gene encoding polyunsaturated fatty acid lipoxygenase ALOX15B-like, with protein MAQYKVTVFTGSMVQAGTMNKLYIKLVGAEGESDHRWLANLKGGFYQGAADLFTVCCSAPLGRLLLVELDKKPLPLMPQDAWFCSKVTVETPEGETAHFPVYRWISDLEKHLFREGTAYRVFDEKHPLAIYCREKELKSRLLIPHTRYTLQINFLARLLLISKDGVFTQFAASGGEGMFTILQRAVSSLTYSSLCLPEDIAARGLESIPNFYYRDDGLRLGYDPQVCMLLWDMIHRLVQGVIGHYYKSDFDVQQDSELQNWIKDIFIHGFLSRASSGVPQSLDTVKELVKIVTVAIFTGSAQHSAVNSGQFDYGSWMPNTPITLQLPPPSGKGQCNEALLFRTLPDVNTTVQGMSMMWLLSKQYPDFVRLGEYPEGHFSEDAPCRLIKTFQAELKAFSQSVKARNSGLDVPYTYLDPELIENSVAL; from the exons GGCTAACCTCAAAGGCGGTTTCTACCAGGGTGCG gcgGACCTCTTCACCGTGTGCTGCTCCGCCCCCCTGGGGAGACTGCTGCTGGTCGAGCTGGACAAGaagcccctccctctcatgcCCCAGGACGCCTGGTTCTGCTCCAAGGTCACCGTGGAGACACCGGAGGGTGAGACGGCACATTTCCCCGTTTACAGGTGGATCTCCGACCTGGAGAAGCACCTGTTCAGAGAGGGGACGG CTTATCGAGTGTTTGATGAAAAGCATCCCTTGGCCATATACTGCAGGGAGAAGGAGCTGAAGTCCAGA CTCCTCATTCCCCATACCCGCTACACCCTTCAAATCAATTTCTTGGCCAGACTGCTGCTGATATCAAAGGATGGAGTTTTCACTCAA TTTGCGGCGTCGGGTGGAGAGGGAATGTTTACTATCCTGCAGAGAGCGGTGTCCTCTCTGACCTACAGCTCCCTCTGTCTGCCGGAGGACATCGCTGCACGAGGTCTGGAATCCATCCCCAACTTCTACTACAGAGACGACGGGCTCAGACTGGGATATGATCCACAGGTGTGTATGTTGCTGTGGGATATGATCCACAG GCTTGTCCAGGGAGTGATCGGTCACTACTACAAGTCAGACTTTGACGTCCAGCAGGACTCTGAGCTGCAGAACTGGATCAAGGATATCTTCATCCATGGATTCCTGTCCAGGGCCAGCTCAG GAGTTCCCCAGTCTTTGGACACTGTGAAGGAACTCGTCAAGATCGTCACCGTGGCGATCTTCACCGGCTCAGCACAGCACTCTGCTGTCAACAGTggacag TTCGACTATGGTAGTTGGATGCCGAACACGCCCATCACCCTGCAGCTCCCGCCCCCCAGCGGTAAAGGACAGTGCAACGAAGCCCTCCTGTTCAGAACCCTGCCAGACGTCAACACCACGGTCCAGGGCATGTCCATGATGTGGCTGCTCAGCAAGCAGTACCCTGACTTT GTCCGTCTTGGTGAATACCCAGAGGGTCATTTCAGTGAGGACGCCCCCTGCAGGCTGATAAAGACATTCCAAGCAGAGTTGAAGGCCTTCAGTCAGTCTGTCAAGGCCAGGAACTCCGGTCTGGATGTTCCTTACACATACCTGGATCCTGAGCTGATAGAGAACAGTGTGGCCCTTTAG